The proteins below come from a single Drosophila suzukii chromosome X, CBGP_Dsuzu_IsoJpt1.0, whole genome shotgun sequence genomic window:
- the LOC108016646 gene encoding E3 ubiquitin-protein ligase RNF149: MSYNNVICTICSERYRASDNIFAGFCGHAFHEECLDRWREQSKTCPICRRDDPRYFQLFLDFEVAPESRSPQGGSESGSGRNRSQGHSDSRRSSSSNNSSGNNSSSNSTVSSTSEYAGIMREYENLLYETGVYQDEIEYLNERIGALTLRNSQLSGLQGELDSDVD; this comes from the exons ATGAGCTATAACAACGTGATCTGCACAATCTGTTCGGAGCGGTATCGCGCCTCGGACAACATATTCGCCGGCTTCTGTGGGCACGCCTTCCACGAGGAGTGCCTGGACCGCTGGCGGGAGCA ATCAAAAACTTGCCCCATTTGCCGCCGCGATGATCCCAGATACTTTCAGCTTTTTCTGGACTTTGAGGTGGCGCCTGAAAGCCGATCGCCGCAGGGTGGCAGCGAGAGTGGGAGCGGGCGAAATCGGAGCCAAGGTCACAGCGACAGCaggcgcagcagcagcagcaacaacagcagcggcaacaacagcagcagcaacagcaccgTCAGCAGTACCAGCGAATATGCGGGGATTATGAGGGAGTACGAAAATCTGCTCTACGAGACGGGGGTGTACCAGGATGAGATCGAATATCTTAACGAGCGGATCGGTGCACTCACCCTCCGCAATTCCCAGCTCAGCGGGTTGCAAGGAGAATTGGATTCGGATGTTGATTAA
- the moody gene encoding G-protein coupled receptor moody — MSDETTISLDGYPPLEPLTTMAPPVDASGFSQSLLTFAAVMTFLIMIVGICGNLLTVVALLKCPKVRNVAAAFIISLCIADLLFCALVLPFQGLRFVQGTWRHGQVLCRLIPFIQYGNIGVSLLCIAMITINRYVMITHHGLYARIYKRHWIAVMIAACWLFSYGMQLPTLLGEWGRFGYDQRLQTCSIMTDEHGHSSKTTLFITAFVIPCLVIIACYAKIFWVVHKSEQRLKRHATKQNSIPNNLRPLASTGSGALPSVAECQPSNRVSSDSSSSFSVDVPETAPSGKQQPTRVKDQREVRAKRNEWRITKMVLAIFLSFVICYLPITIVKVADKNVEHPSLHICSYILLYLSACINPIIYVIMNKQYRKAYKTVVFCQPARLLLPFGKANGGASSAAEKWKDTGLSNNHSRTIVSQMSGGTGTGTGAATGTGTPSSAGTPTVQSPTPESQPAQALEMLSRAPPDLISKSNLPLPAATPPPPSVLTATPNGSNNSLNLRLPLKKNNHSYTNSGFNGSSSSSSSPPGSSSGLGISSSSIYRPGVGSLGSGAASIRRITMVGDDIILEEEELPPTPPPATPATSAPTTPAPPPPSAPTHPLSMMSSSSTATGGGAVAAGSSPAKPHIYMNVDSPKRNQSYAERNTNAAAPDSSSGQTNTSAAVSISGSKLTAKMKFPKD, encoded by the exons ATGAGTGACGAGACAACTATTAGCCTGGACGGCTATCCCCCCCTGGAGCCGCTGACGACCATGGCTCCGCCGGTTGATGCAAGCGG cttCTCGCAATCGCTCCTGACCTTTGCCGCAGTCATGACCTTCCTCATAATGATCGTTGGCATTTGCGGCAACCTGTTGACCGTGGTGGCCCTGCTGAAATGTCCCAAGGTGCGCAATGTGGCCGCCGCCTTTATCATCAG CCTCTGTATTGCCGATCTGCTCTTCTGCGCCCTGGTTCTGCCCTTCCAGGGTCTTCGCTTCGTCCAGGGAACCTGGCGCCACGGCCAGGTACTGTGCCGCCTGATTCCCTTCATCCAGTACGGAAACATAGGGGTGTCCCTCTTGTGCATCGCCATGATCACGATCAATCGGTACGTGATGATCACCCACCATGGGCTGTACGCCAGGATCTATAAGCGCCACTGGATTGCCGTGATGATTGCCGCCTGCTGGCTCTTCTCCTACGGCATGCAGCTGCCCACGCTGCTGGGGGAATGGGGTCGCTTTGGTTACGACCAACGCCTGCAGACCTGCTCCATCATGACCGACGAGCATGGGCACAGCAGCAAGACGACCCTGTTCATCACCGCCTTCGTCATCCCCTGCCTGGTAATCATCGCCTGCTATGCCAAGATCTTCTGGGTGGTCCACAAGTCGGAGCAGCGTCTGAAGCGGCATGCCACCAAGCAGAACTCCATACCCAACAACCTGCGTCCCTTGGCCAGCACGGGATCGGGAGCCCTGCCCTCGGTGGCAGAGTGCCAGCCGAGCAATCGCGTCTCCTcggacagcagcagcagcttcTCCGTCGATGTGCCCGAGACGGCGCCCAGTGGCAAACAGCAGCCGACCCGGGTCAAGGATCAGCGAGAGGTGCGGGCCAAGCGGAACGAGTGGCGCATCACCAAAATGGTGCTGGCCATCTTCCTGTCCTTCGTCATCTGCTACCTGCCCATCACCATTGTCAAGGTGGCCGACAAGAATGTGGAGCACCCCAGCCTGCACATCTGCAGCTACATCCTGCTCTACCTCTCGGCCTGCATCAATCCGATTATCTATGTGATCATGAACAAGCAGTATCGCAAGGCCTACAAGACGGTGGTCTTCTGCCAGCCGGCTCGCCTCCTCCTGCCCTTTGGGAAGGCCAATGGCGGCGCCAGCAGCGCTGCAG AGAAATGGAAAGATACCGGGTTGAGCAACAACCACAGCCGCACCATCGTATCCCAGATGTCGGGGGGTACGGGAACGGGAACGGGAGCGGCAACGGGAACGGGAACTCCATCGTCAGCGGGAACGCCAACGGTGCAGAGTCCAACGCCGGAAAGCCAGCCAGCCCAGGCCTTGGAGATGCTATCAAGAGCACCACCGGATCTGATCAGCAAGTCGAACCTCCCGCTGCCGGCCGCTACGCCTCCGCCGCCCTCAGTCCTTACGGCGACGCCCAACGGAAGCAACAACAGCCTCAACCTGCGACTGCCGCTCAAGAAGAACAATCACTCCTACACCAACAGCGGCTTcaacggcagcagcagcagcagcagcagtcccCCCGGCTCCAGCAGCGGTCTGGGGATCAGCAGCAGCTCCATTTACCGGCCCGGAGTTGGCTCACTGGGGAGCGGAGCGGCCTCGATCAGGCGCATAACGATGGTGGGCGACGATATAAtactggaggaggaggagctgcCACCCACACCGCCGCCGGCGACCCCAGCTACCTCGGCGCCCACAACGCCGGCTCCTCCCCCGCCATCAGCCCCAACCCATCCGCTCTCCATGATGTCGTCCTCGTCAACAGCCACCGGAGGAGGAGCAGTGGCAGCGGGGAGCAGCCCGGCGAAGCCGCACATCTACATGAACGTGGACAGCCCGAAGAGAAACCAATCCTACGCGGAGCGTAATACAAACGCGGCTGCACCGGATAGTAGCTCCGGTCAGACCAACACATCCGCAGCCGTCTCCATTTCCGGCTCCAAGCTGACGGCCAAGATGAAATTTCCAAAAGACTAA